Proteins from a genomic interval of Pseudomonas sp. RC10:
- a CDS encoding NarK family nitrate/nitrite MFS transporter, with protein sequence MSVHKQPDVGPVIHDWRPEDPAFWEHKGKKIATRNLWISIPALLLAFAVWMVWSTVIVRLNAIGFAFSTDQLFWLAALPGLSGATLRVFYSFMVPVLGGRRWTALSTASLLLPTVWMGYAVQDPNTPYEVFVIIALLCGFGGGNFASSMSNISFFYPKAQQGTALGLNAGLGNLGVSVMQFAVPLVITLGVFGIWGGQPQTLTDGSRLWLQNAGWVWVPFIAVVTLLAWFGMNDLSSAKASFSEQAVIFKRKHNWLMCWLYLATFGSFIGFSAAFPMLIKTAFPDVNALAFAFLGPLVGALVRPLGGWLADQLGGARVTLWNFVLMIVMVFGVLHFIPEQGDSGHFYGFLAMFMLLFFTTGIGNGSTFRMIPVIFRTLHERASEGQDLKAREQAIKDAGKESAAVLGFSSAMGAFGAFFIPKSFGSSMAMTGSPAMAFYMFIGFYLSCIVVTWWWYARKGAQTPC encoded by the coding sequence ATGTCGGTTCATAAACAACCAGACGTCGGCCCGGTCATACACGATTGGCGCCCCGAAGACCCTGCGTTCTGGGAGCACAAGGGTAAAAAGATCGCGACGCGCAACCTGTGGATTTCGATTCCCGCGCTGCTGCTGGCCTTCGCAGTGTGGATGGTCTGGAGCACGGTAATCGTGCGCCTCAATGCAATCGGCTTCGCCTTCAGCACGGATCAACTGTTCTGGCTGGCGGCGTTGCCCGGTTTGTCGGGTGCGACGTTGCGGGTCTTCTACTCGTTCATGGTGCCGGTGTTGGGTGGCCGTCGCTGGACAGCGCTCAGCACCGCGTCGTTGCTGCTGCCGACGGTGTGGATGGGCTATGCGGTCCAGGACCCGAATACGCCCTACGAGGTGTTCGTGATCATTGCACTGCTGTGTGGTTTCGGCGGCGGCAATTTCGCCTCCAGCATGTCCAACATCAGCTTTTTCTACCCCAAGGCACAGCAGGGCACCGCGCTGGGGCTGAACGCAGGCCTGGGCAATCTCGGGGTCTCGGTCATGCAGTTCGCCGTGCCCCTGGTGATCACCCTGGGCGTGTTCGGCATCTGGGGCGGTCAGCCGCAAACCCTGACGGATGGCAGCCGTCTGTGGCTGCAAAACGCGGGCTGGGTCTGGGTGCCATTCATTGCCGTGGTCACGCTGCTCGCCTGGTTTGGCATGAACGACCTGTCCAGCGCGAAGGCGTCGTTCAGCGAGCAGGCGGTCATTTTCAAGCGCAAGCACAACTGGCTGATGTGCTGGTTGTACCTGGCGACTTTTGGCTCATTCATTGGTTTTTCCGCAGCATTTCCGATGCTGATCAAGACGGCATTCCCGGACGTCAACGCCCTGGCCTTCGCCTTTCTCGGTCCTCTCGTGGGTGCGCTGGTGCGTCCGCTGGGTGGGTGGCTGGCCGACCAACTGGGCGGCGCGCGGGTCACCTTATGGAACTTCGTGCTGATGATCGTGATGGTGTTCGGTGTACTGCATTTCATTCCCGAACAGGGCGACAGCGGCCATTTTTACGGTTTCCTGGCGATGTTCATGCTGCTGTTTTTCACCACCGGCATCGGCAACGGTTCCACCTTTCGCATGATTCCCGTGATCTTCCGCACCCTGCACGAGCGGGCCAGCGAGGGTCAGGATCTTAAAGCCCGGGAGCAGGCCATCAAGGATGCGGGCAAGGAGTCTGCTGCGGTGCTGGGTTTCAGCTCGGCCATGGGGGCCTTCGGCGCGTTCTTCATTCCCAAGAGTTTTGGCAGCTCGATGGCCATGACCGGCAGCCCGGCGATGGCCTTCTACATGTTCATCGGTTTTTACCTGAGTTGCATCGTCGTGACCTGGTGGTGGTACGCCCGCAAGGGCGCGCAAACCCCGTGCTGA
- a CDS encoding nitrate reductase subunit alpha, with amino-acid sequence MSHLLDQLRYFNRKQNEFSDGHGETRKESRDWENVYRSRWQYDKIVRSTHGVNCTGSCSWKIYVKNGLITWETQQTDYPRTRNDLPNHEPRGCPRGASYSWYIYSANRLKYPKIRKPLLKLWREARQTLAPVEAWASIVEDKSKAESYKSKRGMGGFIRSTWDEVNEIIAAANVYTVKQFGPDRVVGFSPIPAMSMVSYAAGARYLSLIGGTCLSFYDWYCDLPPASPMVWGEQTDVPESADWYNSNYIIAWGSNVPQTRTPDAHFFTEVRYKGTKTVAITPDYSEVAKLTDLWLNPKQGTDAALAQAFNHVIFKEFHLDRPSAYFTEYAKRYTDLPVLVLLKPMLGVAPGNGYQPDRFLRASDLAGNLGQENNPEWKTIALDADGELVSPQGSIGYRWGEQGKWNILSREGGAGRDVDLTLSQIGGDVAEVAFPYFGGQAHDHFQHVAGEAVQYRRVPVRNLILADGRQVKVATVFDLSAANLAIDRGLGGANVARSYDDANVPGTPAWQERITGVSREKAIQIAREFADNADKTRGRSMIIVGAAMNHWYHMDMNYRGLINMLMLCGCVGQTGGGWAHYVGQEKLRPQCGWLPLAFGLDWSRPPRQMNGTSFFYGHSSQWRHEKMSMHDVLSPLADKREFPEHALDYNIRAERAGWLPSAPQFNTNPLNICRDAAAAGMPPKDYMVKAWQDGSIRFACEQPDNPVNFPRNMFIWRSNLLGSSGKGHEYMLKYLLGTRNGVLNEDIGQVGACKPTEAEWVDEGAIGKLDLVTTLDFRMSSTCVYSDIVLPTATWYEKDDMNTSDMHPFIHPLSAAIDPAWESRSDWEIYKGIAKAFSSMAEGHLGVEQDLVSVPLLHDSVGELAQPFGGTDWKTAGVPPVPGKNAPNLQVVERNYPNIYKQFTSLGPLLEKLGNGGKGINWNTEEEVKFLGELNYRSTDEGISHDRPKIETAIDAAEVILSLAPETNGHVAVKAWAALSKFTGIDHSHLALPKAHEAIRFRDIQAQPRKIISSPTWSGLEDEHVSYNAGYTNVHENIPWRTITGRQQFYQDHPWMQAFGEQLMSYRPPVDTRTIAGVKGKHSNGQTEIVLNWITPHQKWGIHSTYSDNLLMLTLSRGGPIIWLSEVDAKRASIEDNDWVECFNANGALTARAVVSQRVKEGMVMMYHAQERIVNVPGSETTKTRGGHHNSVTRVVLKPTHMIGGYAQQAYGFNYYGTVGCNRDEFVVVRKMAKVDWLEGSDGDDLPRPLPTEIE; translated from the coding sequence ATGAGCCATCTGCTCGATCAATTGCGGTACTTCAACCGCAAGCAAAACGAGTTTTCCGACGGTCACGGAGAGACGCGCAAAGAGTCCCGCGACTGGGAAAACGTCTATCGGTCCCGCTGGCAGTACGACAAGATCGTGCGCTCGACTCACGGCGTGAATTGCACCGGTTCCTGCTCGTGGAAAATCTACGTGAAGAACGGCCTGATCACCTGGGAAACCCAGCAAACCGACTACCCGCGCACGCGCAACGACCTGCCCAACCACGAACCGCGCGGCTGTCCGCGAGGTGCCAGTTACAGCTGGTACATCTACAGCGCCAACCGGCTGAAGTACCCGAAAATCCGCAAGCCGCTGCTCAAGCTGTGGCGTGAAGCGCGGCAGACCCTCGCACCGGTGGAAGCATGGGCGAGCATCGTCGAGGACAAGAGCAAGGCCGAGTCGTATAAGAGCAAACGCGGCATGGGCGGCTTCATCCGTTCGACGTGGGACGAGGTCAACGAGATCATTGCCGCGGCCAACGTCTACACCGTCAAGCAATTTGGGCCGGACCGGGTGGTGGGGTTTTCCCCGATCCCGGCCATGTCCATGGTCAGCTACGCTGCCGGTGCCCGTTACCTGTCGTTGATCGGCGGGACCTGTCTGAGTTTCTACGATTGGTACTGCGATCTGCCACCGGCTTCGCCCATGGTCTGGGGCGAGCAGACTGACGTGCCGGAGTCCGCCGACTGGTACAACTCCAATTACATCATCGCCTGGGGTTCGAACGTCCCGCAGACCCGCACGCCGGACGCGCACTTCTTCACGGAGGTGCGTTACAAGGGCACCAAGACGGTGGCGATCACCCCGGATTACTCCGAAGTCGCCAAGCTCACTGACCTGTGGCTCAACCCCAAGCAAGGCACCGATGCTGCGCTGGCCCAGGCCTTCAATCATGTGATCTTCAAAGAGTTTCATCTGGACCGGCCCAGTGCGTATTTCACTGAGTACGCCAAACGCTACACGGATTTACCCGTATTGGTGCTGCTCAAGCCGATGCTGGGGGTCGCGCCTGGCAATGGCTATCAGCCCGACCGTTTTCTGCGGGCTTCGGACCTGGCCGGCAACCTGGGTCAGGAGAACAACCCGGAATGGAAAACCATTGCCCTCGATGCGGACGGCGAACTGGTGTCGCCACAGGGTTCGATCGGTTATCGCTGGGGCGAGCAGGGCAAGTGGAACATCTTGTCCCGTGAAGGCGGGGCCGGGCGCGATGTCGATCTGACCCTGAGCCAGATTGGCGGTGACGTGGCCGAGGTCGCTTTCCCTTACTTCGGGGGACAGGCCCACGACCACTTCCAGCACGTGGCCGGTGAGGCAGTGCAATACCGCCGGGTGCCGGTGCGCAACCTGATTCTGGCGGACGGGCGGCAAGTCAAAGTGGCCACGGTGTTCGACCTCTCTGCGGCCAACCTGGCCATCGATCGAGGCCTGGGCGGTGCCAATGTCGCGCGCTCCTATGACGATGCGAACGTGCCGGGCACACCGGCCTGGCAGGAGCGAATCACCGGCGTCAGCCGTGAAAAAGCGATCCAGATCGCCCGGGAGTTCGCCGACAACGCCGACAAGACCCGTGGCCGCTCGATGATCATCGTCGGCGCGGCAATGAACCACTGGTACCACATGGACATGAACTACCGCGGGCTGATCAACATGCTCATGCTTTGCGGTTGCGTGGGTCAGACCGGGGGCGGCTGGGCGCATTACGTCGGCCAGGAAAAGCTGCGTCCTCAGTGCGGCTGGCTGCCGCTGGCGTTCGGTCTGGACTGGAGCCGTCCACCCCGCCAGATGAATGGCACCAGCTTCTTCTACGGCCACAGCTCGCAGTGGCGGCACGAGAAGATGAGCATGCACGACGTACTCTCGCCCCTCGCCGACAAACGCGAATTCCCCGAGCACGCGCTGGATTACAACATCCGCGCCGAACGTGCGGGCTGGCTGCCGAGCGCGCCGCAATTCAACACCAATCCGCTGAACATCTGCCGGGACGCCGCTGCTGCCGGGATGCCGCCCAAGGACTACATGGTCAAGGCGTGGCAGGACGGCTCGATCCGTTTCGCCTGCGAACAGCCAGACAATCCGGTCAACTTCCCGCGCAATATGTTCATCTGGCGCTCGAACCTGCTCGGGTCGTCCGGCAAGGGGCATGAGTACATGCTCAAGTACCTGCTGGGCACCCGAAACGGCGTGTTGAACGAGGACATCGGCCAGGTCGGTGCGTGCAAGCCGACAGAGGCCGAGTGGGTGGATGAGGGCGCCATCGGCAAGCTCGACTTGGTTACCACCCTGGATTTCCGCATGTCCTCGACCTGCGTGTATTCCGACATCGTGCTGCCGACGGCGACCTGGTACGAGAAGGACGACATGAACACCTCGGACATGCACCCCTTCATTCATCCGCTGTCCGCTGCCATCGACCCGGCTTGGGAGTCTCGTTCGGACTGGGAGATCTACAAGGGCATCGCCAAGGCTTTTTCGTCCATGGCCGAAGGGCATCTGGGCGTCGAACAGGATCTGGTCAGCGTGCCCTTGCTGCACGACAGTGTCGGTGAACTGGCGCAGCCGTTCGGTGGCACGGACTGGAAAACCGCAGGCGTCCCACCGGTGCCCGGCAAGAACGCCCCGAACCTGCAAGTGGTGGAGCGCAACTACCCCAACATCTACAAGCAGTTCACCTCACTGGGGCCGCTGCTGGAGAAGCTCGGCAACGGCGGCAAGGGCATCAACTGGAACACAGAAGAGGAGGTGAAATTCCTCGGCGAGTTGAACTACCGCAGCACCGACGAGGGCATCAGTCACGATCGTCCGAAGATCGAAACCGCCATCGACGCCGCAGAAGTGATCTTGTCCCTGGCGCCGGAAACCAACGGCCATGTGGCGGTCAAGGCATGGGCGGCACTGTCGAAGTTTACCGGCATCGACCATAGCCACCTTGCCTTGCCCAAGGCCCACGAAGCGATCCGGTTCCGGGACATTCAGGCGCAGCCGCGCAAGATCATTTCAAGCCCTACCTGGTCGGGTCTGGAAGACGAGCATGTCAGCTACAACGCGGGCTACACCAACGTTCACGAGAACATTCCGTGGCGGACGATCACCGGGCGCCAGCAGTTCTATCAGGATCACCCGTGGATGCAGGCGTTCGGTGAGCAATTGATGAGCTACCGGCCGCCAGTCGACACCCGGACCATCGCAGGCGTGAAGGGCAAACACAGCAACGGGCAGACCGAAATCGTCCTGAACTGGATCACCCCGCACCAGAAATGGGGCATCCACAGCACGTACAGCGACAACCTGTTGATGCTCACCCTGAGTCGCGGCGGCCCGATCATCTGGCTGTCCGAGGTCGACGCGAAACGCGCGAGCATCGAAGACAACGACTGGGTCGAGTGCTTCAACGCCAACGGTGCGCTGACCGCCCGTGCCGTGGTCAGCCAGCGGGTCAAGGAGGGCATGGTGATGATGTACCACGCCCAGGAACGCATCGTGAATGTGCCCGGCTCCGAGACTACCAAGACCCGGGGCGGCCACCACAACTCGGTCACCCGCGTGGTGCTCAAACCGACCCACATGATCGGCGGCTATGCGCAGCAGGCCTACGGTTTCAACTATTACGGCACGGTTGGTTGCAACCGCGACGAATTCGTCGTGGTGCGCAAGATGGCCAAGGTCGATTGGCTCGAAGGATCGGACGGCGATGACCTGCCGCGTCCTCTGCCAACCGAGATCGAGTAA